The Ictalurus punctatus breed USDA103 chromosome 17, Coco_2.0, whole genome shotgun sequence sequence catgtatatgtgctttcttgagcagggggaccttgcgggcgctgcaggatttcagtccttcacggcgtaatgtgttaccagttgttttcttggtgaatatggtcccagctgccttgagatcattgacaagatcctcctgtgtagttctgggctgattcctcactgttcttatgatcattgcaactccacgaggtgagatcttgcatggagccccaggccgagggagattgacagttcttttgtgtttcttccatttgcgaataatcgcactaactgttgtcaccttctcaccaagctgcttggcactggtcttgtagcccattccagacttgtgtaggtctacaatcttgtccctgacatccttggagagctctttggtcttggccatggtggagattttggaatctgattgatcgATTGCTTATGTGGAcgggtgtcttttatacaggtaacaagctgagattaggagcactccctttaagagttaTACAGCTccttacctgtataaaagacacctgggagccagaaatctttctgattgagagggggtcaaatacttatttccctcattaaaatgcaaatcaatttataacatttttgacatgcgtttttctggattttcttgttgttattctgtctctcactgttcaaatgaatctaccattaaaattatagactgatcatttctttgtcagtgggcaaacgtacaaaattagcaggggatcaaatacttttttacctcactgtacatatatatatatatatatatatatatatatatatatatatatatatatatatatatatatatatatatatgtgtgtgtgtgtgtgtgtgtgtgtgtgtgtgtgtgtgtgtgtgtgtgtgtgtgtgtgtgtgtgtgtgagtaccaTGGATAATATATTTTGACATGTTTCTCTACAGATACTGAGTAAAGTAAGAAGACCTGGACCCTCAAAACTCACACATATAGCTTTAGGGCACTTGTTGAACTTAAAATATGTGACTATATAACATGAACTGCAAATGTTAAACTCTAGTAATAAAGGTCTTAGGATGAGGCAGATGTTTATTGCGCTGTTCTTATGAAAGTTTATCCAATTTTCCAAAATTGGTGCCAAACAGTAAAACGtaataccagttactaacttTTGTGGTTGAAACTGTGGTAATTtatatgtttacatgtttatgaCGATTACACATAACCACAAATTCTTCCTTCTGAAACAGTAGTTCCATCTCTGTAATAGCATATTATACAGATTTAGAGCTTAGTTTCTTCATGAAGCACTCTACAGTATTATTAACTGCTTGTAGACTGCCTGTTCTTTGCTCAGTAACTGGAAAATATGTACATACAGAAGaccaataaaagaaaaagtagaTAGAGATTTGGCTTAAAAAATGCTGAAGTATTTCTTTAAGAAGAAACACCACGTTATGTTAAATTTAATAGATGGATTTAGAGTTATTGTTCTGTATTtatgttctttcttttaataTACCATAGGTGATGAAAATATTATGCAGATCTTAAGGACAAAATGGTGGAAATATTTATTGTTGGGGCTGGCAGATGTTGAGGCAAATTATGCAGTGGTGAAGGCTTACCAGTATACCACATTAACCAGCATACAGGTGAGAAAGCCTTTTCTGCACACACTATAATGTTATAAAGAGGTTCATGATTTATTGCATTTGTATGTGCCTAAAAAATAATCGGCATATATGTTAATGCTACTGCATGACTGCCTTGACTGATTTATTGTGTTTCAGCTTTTGGACTGCTTTATTCTCCCAGTGCTTTTGATCCTGTCCCGAGTCTTCCTGAAGACACGCTACAGAATCGTTCACTATGtagctgtatgtgtgtgtctggctGGTGTTGGTGCCATGGTGGGGGCAGATATAGTCGCAGGCCGAGACCAAGGATCAAGTGAGGGCATTGTTCATTGACTTTCTTCTGATTAGAGAGCATGCTGTATTTTTTCTGCAAATGTTTAAACTATACATGTTTAGTAAGGAAAAAACATGACAGTGTCACGGTTCAAAGATGGATatggaagcaagcgcagattctcaaacatttaataaacaaacaaacaacaaaacaaagacactaagacaactaggcaaaatactgtggctaagGCTAAACATAAATGATGAATCAAAACATGGTACAGGGACAAAGGTCAAGATAGACTATAAGTAAGAGGAGGAAGCAGTATAAACAGTGGCTATAAATAGaagtgatacaggtgcaggtggtcatgtgacaatgatgcagtatggtgcagtggctgctgggaaatgaagtccagagttacctccttgatatatgacagacAAGGCaaactgttataggaaaattatcaaCAGCACATCCTTTGGAAAAAGCTAATTTTGTTCCTATTGTTTGCTAACGAttataattttgtatttattaagaAAGAAATTTCAtacttttgatttgtttatagttattacagttttatttttaaattatcacttacattatagcagctagtTTCATTAAAGTTTCATcataaatgattacatttttaaataactagtttattattagacttggATTATTTGGAGCATTTGCCATACAGTTCCTTGTGAAATTGTTATTACTATGTAAACAATAATGGGTtacaatgagcacattaataataaaacttaTAAAGTTATGATTTGAATTCAACCAGCACTATTATCAtagctgctgttatacaaaatgacatttacatttatggcatttggcagctGCCCTTATCCacagcgacttacatttatctcatttatacaactgagtagttgatgattaagggccttgctcaacgggccaacagtggcagcttggtggtgctgggatttgaactcaataACCTTTTGGtaagaagtccaatgtcttaaccactgttAAGTGGTCAACACCTTCAAACCAATTGGAATCGGGAATTTAGCAGTGCTGTAGCcataaagcaattaaaataattgtattatatataataataaataataataattcattacatttatatgcttttctagacactcaccCACTTTACATTGTATAGGGGGAATcttctcaaccaccactagtgtgtagcatccacctggatgatgcgacggcagccataatGCGCCataacgcccaccacacaccagctattagtggagaggagagtgatatagccaattcagagatggagattattagggacAAATAATGATGATAAACCACTATCCAACTACTGTGGCTGATTGCATTATTCTCCATAAACTAAGAACTATTGTAATGAATTGATAACAAACATTTGTATCATACAGTACATCGTCATACACCATCATACATCATCCTGACTTTAACAGGCAGTAACATTCTGCTGGGAGATGGCCTGGTTATCATCAGTGCCACTCTGTATGCAGTCTCCAACCTGTGTCAGGAGTACATTGTGAAGAACAAGAGCCGGCTGGAGTTTCTAGGGATGGTTGGCCTCTTCGGAACACTGATCAGCGGAATACAGCTGTGAGACTCATTTGGATGTTTATCAAATTGCATGTTGAGGTACATGTTTTCAAATCAGCCATGCAGAATTGGGTTTCCAAGAGATTTTGCATAAATGCTGCATCTCATGATAAATGAGTGATCTAATTTAAGTGCTCTTGTACAATACAAACATTACatgcattgttttattattattattattattattattattattattattattattacagaggTATTTTAGAACATACGGATGTGGCAAACATTCAGTGGACATGGCAAATTGGTAAGAGCTCTTCATTTAGTTTTTCTATTGCACTGTTACAATTAATATAGTTTGAGATTATTTGAGCAACTTTTTTCCAAGGATGTGGCCACACGGGATGGTACAGGGATTCATGTGCTACCCTTAAAATAATCCTTGACACCCCAATTCTGATCACATCTCTGAAAACTATGTTACTTTACTCATACAGATTTAATAGATGATATTGAgctcattcatcttcagcaactgctttatcctggtcagggtcatggtgggtTTGATGATAGATTGATCTATCACCCTAGACAGACAATTTAGATAAACCCTGGATGGCAAATTAAAGCAGCCAGTCCATCAGC is a genomic window containing:
- the slc35f2l gene encoding solute carrier family 35 member F2 isoform X6; its protein translation is MTNMNQSVRSSQGNSDISNGGKFSHGDENIMQILRTKWWKYLLLGLADVEANYAVVKAYQYTTLTSIQLLDCFILPVLLILSRVFLKTRYRIVHYVAVCVCLAGVGAMVGADIVAGRDQGSSSNILLGDGLVIISATLYAVSNLCQEYIVKNKSRLEFLGMVGLFGTLISGIQLGILEHTDVANIQWTWQIALLLCGFAICMFTLYSCMPVVINMTSATAVNLSLLTADLFSLFCGLFLFQYIFSGLYVVSLVVIMVGFIMFNAVPTPNQAPEAVTEEGGHDNEVENQVEGENVSSGKSIPAENEHGFVLSSVKM
- the slc35f2l gene encoding solute carrier family 35 member F2 isoform X5 — encoded protein: MNQSVRSSQGNSDISNGGKFSHGDENIMQILRTKWWKYLLLGLADVEANYAVVKAYQYTTLTSIQLLDCFILPVLLILSRVFLKTRYRIVHYVAVCVCLAGVGAMVGADIVAGRDQGSIHRHTPSYIILTLTGSNILLGDGLVIISATLYAVSNLCQEYIVKNKSRLEFLGMVGLFGTLISGIQLGILEHTDVANIQWTWQIALLLCGFAICMFTLYSCMPVVINMTSATAVNLSLLTADLFSLFCGLFLFQYIFSGLYVVSLVVIMVGFIMFNAVPTPNQAPEAVTEEGGHDNEVENQVEGENVSSGKSIPAENEHGFVLSSVKM
- the slc35f2l gene encoding solute carrier family 35 member F2 isoform X7, with product MSHDQHESVCEKFSRELRHFKWREIFTWKLLKTLAMGQGLSALICGTAVTSQYLATEFHLDVPMFQGWINYILLCLTYTIALCFRKGDENIMQILRTKWWKYLLLGLADVEANYAVVKAYQYTTLTSIQLLDCFILPVLLILSRVFLKTRYRIVHYVAVCVCLAGVGAMVGADIVAGRDQGSSSNILLGDGLVIISATLYAVSNLCQEYIVKNKSRLEFLGMVGLFGTLISGIQLCMPVVINMTSATAVNLSLLTADLFSLFCGLFLFQYIW